A single genomic interval of Salinarchaeum sp. IM2453 harbors:
- a CDS encoding IS630 family transposase yields the protein MERSRRKEIKRHLTEEEIDKLLRETEDDHHLRRLGFLKNLYQGDSIPEAADREGRSATTGGRWADAWNEDGLDGLMPSFGGGRPPKLDEDEQEELVEMLRDGQPWKSQEIQHLLQEEFGVSYSPNYLGTFLRELGLSYAKPRPKRPHRPENPDEILEERVDDALDEGNQPHNKREGEDEKGWTVDDDICTDGGTVLGFFDASKPQPYDNSRRVWYVDDPHIERELVKTHDSAVGFYALNGESLVEFTEDEKKERICGVLEMVREQNPGKRILLVLDKHGAHRCKYTRKRAHELGIDLIFIPSGSPHLNPIEQVWKHLKWTMAPIVVDNESEFKTLVQRTFEKITNRVSFAKKWCEKFLDFQKLS from the coding sequence ATGGAGCGCTCACGTCGAAAAGAAATTAAGCGTCACTTGACTGAGGAAGAAATCGATAAATTACTGCGTGAGACCGAAGACGATCACCACCTCCGCAGGCTTGGATTTTTGAAAAATCTCTACCAAGGCGACTCGATCCCGGAGGCCGCCGACCGAGAAGGTCGGTCGGCCACCACCGGTGGTCGCTGGGCCGACGCTTGGAACGAGGACGGCTTAGATGGACTGATGCCGAGTTTCGGGGGCGGCCGGCCCCCGAAACTCGACGAGGATGAGCAAGAAGAGCTGGTCGAGATGCTTCGTGACGGCCAACCGTGGAAATCACAGGAGATTCAGCATCTTCTCCAGGAGGAATTCGGCGTTTCCTACAGTCCAAATTACCTTGGTACCTTCCTTCGGGAACTCGGTCTCTCATACGCGAAACCACGGCCAAAACGTCCACATCGACCAGAGAATCCTGATGAAATCCTCGAAGAGCGCGTCGATGACGCGCTCGACGAGGGCAACCAGCCACACAACAAACGTGAGGGAGAAGACGAGAAAGGATGGACTGTTGACGATGATATCTGCACCGATGGTGGTACAGTCCTCGGATTTTTTGACGCATCGAAGCCACAACCGTACGATAATTCACGACGTGTCTGGTACGTAGACGATCCACACATTGAGCGGGAGTTAGTCAAGACACACGATTCTGCGGTTGGATTCTACGCGCTCAACGGCGAGAGCTTGGTTGAGTTCACTGAAGACGAAAAGAAGGAACGAATCTGTGGTGTATTAGAAATGGTTCGCGAGCAGAATCCCGGCAAGCGGATTCTGCTCGTTTTGGATAAGCACGGAGCTCATAGATGTAAATACACGCGCAAGCGTGCGCATGAACTCGGAATCGACCTGATTTTCATTCCATCAGGCTCACCGCACCTCAACCCAATCGAACAGGTCTGGAAACATCTCAAGTGGACGATGGCACCGATTGTCGTTGACAACGAAAGTGAATTCAAAACCCTTGTTCAGAGAACGTTCGAGAAAATAACGAACCGTGTCAGCTTCGCAAAGAAGTGGTGTGAGAAGTTCCTTGACTTTCAAAAGTTATCTTAG
- a CDS encoding restriction endonuclease, with translation MAQAKGSFSGWEPRISARTPLGREISREAFEGYRIEFNLVQVSKDDETKHVDEPLSLEVKSVSDRYIKLEDIPMYLRKSLPKHVDSAVFDVRKITSNGTDVKTFSAAQQSGSEPSEADRSTTEPSIGTDYTGEPSRELLESITANVLDSLGYTTTTNDYRTTREGPKAEVDVWAENPQENFSIYVSCKNWNSEVGRPTVDEEVGRVINLRRSSVAVNTL, from the coding sequence ATGGCACAAGCTAAAGGCAGTTTTTCTGGATGGGAACCACGGATCTCAGCCAGAACCCCACTCGGAAGGGAGATAAGCAGAGAGGCATTTGAGGGATACAGAATTGAATTTAACCTTGTTCAGGTTTCAAAAGACGATGAAACGAAACACGTTGACGAGCCGCTGTCTTTAGAAGTAAAAAGCGTATCAGATCGGTATATAAAACTTGAAGATATCCCTATGTATCTTCGGAAGAGCCTTCCAAAACACGTCGACAGTGCTGTCTTTGATGTCCGAAAAATCACGAGCAATGGCACCGATGTTAAAACATTCTCTGCAGCTCAACAGTCGGGGTCGGAGCCTTCAGAAGCAGACAGATCAACGACAGAACCGTCGATAGGTACTGATTATACGGGGGAACCTTCCAGAGAGTTATTGGAAAGTATCACGGCGAATGTACTAGATTCGCTCGGCTACACGACAACAACGAATGACTATCGAACAACAAGAGAAGGACCAAAAGCAGAGGTTGATGTCTGGGCTGAGAATCCACAGGAAAACTTTTCAATCTATGTATCCTGTAAAAACTGGAATTCTGAAGTGGGACGACCAACGGTAGATGAGGAAGTTGGTCGGGTGATTAACCTACGACGCTCATCTGTAGCAGTGAATACTTTGTGA
- a CDS encoding AAA family ATPase, translated as MQNDKRLTADRWFGKIDDRLDHLRRTFEHVDANNPTEESLVEWVLETTNAQTEDAVNRRLRFLKSIQLLEQSDSSYRLTEHSQEFLETGDSTIIFERLRINITGFDNLIKAATRGPLTNERCHEILAENSDFDENVGVAVQHREWLQMLGIIEESNEGNEYTLTEQGEDIYQETKSSEQGSEDAKVSFELNKQYARSDLHDEYGGNRQSGIAPVADYPVIFLFAGSSGEYHGYEDEFLSDGTFKYTGEGQEGDMEFIRGNRAIRNHQANDDELHLFWQEGEGMVRYLGQFEYVSHEWVRLPDTHGDERDAIRFSLAPVGDIMIPDGGDFKRLDPSESSRSDDSTNQSPSVFMARGYKDDPFHRHVARSLANYFSESKRSELKQMIDQYQEQQELSFDTDEIFELLDSDTVTAWGTKDKTEDVELFEQMKVGDRFIMRTGQPSEVRYIQEVDLLLGEEVPLDLRKELSDRIWTSSDYEYIWFSESKIADLHCPQEEFEEIVSEAIEGFEIEDWFPSQGKNFTRIDDDVLMELGGQKSFLKRLINEFDGQLREPNTENHFLLNAGDEGTEFTDDQFFVMKQTEVDNWQQVEDAENDGNVVIHENGTILGYGRLGNFEGERRDDGNYKLANIIDWHEATGQIDHVGSELDISFMSAADGSGIIRPAQDPITSIEADDYAIIRSSLDVQTAEKSEGSDDTPATSDYWDNLKLGRERMADFVQNPSEETLRSLIDNELLSTQLPLNVKQTIAGMLQRHSPEEIAEAIQTAAENQSPETLDQIHGVGVTKASELLRLYQPDTHAMFTERSKVGMKALGYPVSETESDESYQEFVEYVQEAIELFDLPELAAEVSDKPIPDWATKFDTADYLFAKHFGDHQFELPPSDACSNEVPSAPYYWVNQTNSPDEIEQGYLEATPDNAPGHDLSRLEEGDTVFHFAGGEIIGYSEVTESATLTATGDGPACRVEVSLTKFNPPIAFADVFRRLARSDVALEHYYPVNEAGINQGYLFNLSEDAGEYLLEEGGVKEPLDNPVINQYREQEDCAVWQFTASPSTLLTVLRRGSLPLPDGTDGTTDQRDEWINTKQGDVVILQADSEERNFESIDIDSNGGIVGVAVVKDHDQKSDRWWYDEHEALRYPYLITLDELHATGDLSQINFEEPLFAMEHSDLVDEIDALMQNSISWSNVPGVEQIQLNTTLSPGADDYTSLTDSQHDVSNLMQPLFQELVPNLQEVTRTDDLPAMLPAPKSLPSEDRRELETELERTGQVVLFGPPGTGKTFTATRFAHWWIHEQTDRPKTTRFRTVTFHPSFSYEDFMEGLTAEATDEGQVEYNYKDGTFKEIVQEARSAYLKANNPDDVPRYVLLIDEINRGNLSQIFGEAITQLEMDKRLGQDDAVTVQWAHSGDSIALPPNLYIIGTMNTADRSIALIDAALRRRFGFLSFPPDYGVFPRVYDFDSAQEIEDLAEDVISGDREQAVPPNKPSYYPLLALSIRALRAINENIIDKSDLTKGKRIGHSYLLGIESEKELVAAWQHDILPLLEEYYFGDFNRLRKEVFEVDMTAETEVDSRLFDQDNHEIARVDADDLEQALSTFVDNHEFS; from the coding sequence ATGCAAAATGACAAACGTCTCACGGCTGACCGATGGTTTGGAAAAATTGACGATCGACTTGATCACTTGCGGAGAACATTTGAACATGTCGACGCGAACAACCCAACTGAGGAGTCACTTGTCGAGTGGGTGTTGGAAACAACAAATGCACAAACTGAGGATGCAGTGAACAGACGGCTTCGATTTCTCAAATCGATACAACTGCTGGAACAGTCTGACAGCAGCTACCGACTAACAGAACACAGTCAAGAATTTCTGGAAACTGGTGATTCTACTATTATCTTTGAGAGACTCCGGATCAATATTACTGGATTTGACAACCTTATCAAGGCAGCAACTAGAGGGCCACTTACGAATGAACGGTGTCATGAAATCTTGGCCGAAAATAGTGATTTTGACGAAAATGTTGGTGTCGCTGTTCAGCATCGTGAGTGGTTACAGATGCTTGGTATCATTGAGGAGTCTAATGAAGGGAATGAATACACGCTCACCGAACAGGGTGAAGATATCTATCAAGAAACTAAATCGTCAGAACAGGGTAGCGAAGACGCAAAGGTTTCGTTTGAGCTGAATAAGCAATATGCTCGGAGTGACCTGCATGACGAGTACGGCGGTAATCGACAATCCGGTATTGCTCCAGTTGCCGATTATCCGGTGATCTTCCTTTTTGCAGGCTCAAGCGGGGAGTATCACGGATACGAAGACGAGTTTCTTTCTGATGGGACGTTCAAATACACCGGTGAAGGACAGGAAGGTGATATGGAGTTTATTCGAGGAAATCGAGCGATTCGTAATCACCAGGCCAATGACGATGAACTTCACCTCTTCTGGCAGGAAGGAGAAGGAATGGTCAGGTATTTGGGCCAATTTGAGTATGTCTCTCATGAGTGGGTACGACTTCCAGATACACACGGTGATGAACGAGACGCAATTCGTTTCTCACTCGCCCCTGTTGGGGATATTATGATTCCGGACGGTGGCGATTTTAAACGGCTGGATCCATCAGAATCCAGCAGAAGTGATGACTCCACTAATCAGTCACCCTCCGTGTTCATGGCCCGGGGCTACAAAGACGACCCATTCCATCGGCACGTAGCCCGCAGTTTAGCAAATTACTTCTCTGAATCAAAACGCTCTGAGCTCAAGCAGATGATTGATCAGTATCAAGAACAGCAGGAACTCTCATTTGATACGGATGAGATTTTTGAGCTTCTCGATTCAGATACGGTGACAGCGTGGGGAACGAAAGACAAAACAGAGGATGTGGAACTCTTCGAACAGATGAAGGTCGGCGATCGGTTCATAATGCGGACTGGGCAACCGAGTGAGGTCCGTTACATTCAGGAAGTAGACTTACTTCTCGGTGAAGAGGTGCCTCTTGATTTGCGAAAAGAGCTGTCTGATCGGATTTGGACCAGTTCTGATTATGAGTATATCTGGTTTTCAGAAAGTAAGATAGCCGATTTGCATTGCCCACAAGAAGAGTTTGAGGAGATTGTTAGTGAAGCAATTGAGGGATTCGAAATTGAAGACTGGTTTCCGAGTCAGGGAAAGAATTTTACCCGTATTGACGACGATGTGTTGATGGAACTGGGCGGTCAGAAGTCCTTCCTAAAACGGCTTATCAACGAATTTGACGGCCAACTCCGCGAACCGAACACGGAGAATCATTTTCTTCTCAATGCTGGCGATGAGGGAACTGAGTTTACAGATGACCAGTTCTTTGTGATGAAACAGACCGAGGTAGACAACTGGCAACAGGTAGAAGACGCTGAGAACGATGGGAACGTAGTTATCCACGAAAACGGGACTATTCTCGGGTATGGTCGGCTCGGTAATTTTGAGGGTGAGCGGCGAGATGACGGCAACTACAAGCTAGCTAACATCATCGATTGGCACGAAGCAACGGGTCAAATAGACCATGTTGGATCAGAACTGGATATCAGCTTCATGAGTGCCGCTGATGGTTCTGGCATAATCCGTCCAGCTCAGGATCCTATCACATCGATCGAAGCTGATGATTATGCGATCATTCGGAGCTCTCTTGATGTTCAAACCGCAGAAAAGTCTGAAGGTTCCGACGATACTCCAGCAACCTCCGACTATTGGGACAACTTGAAGCTCGGGCGTGAGAGGATGGCTGATTTTGTTCAGAATCCCAGTGAGGAGACGCTCAGGAGCCTTATTGATAATGAGCTCTTGTCCACACAACTTCCACTCAATGTTAAGCAAACTATTGCGGGCATGCTCCAGCGTCACAGCCCTGAGGAGATCGCTGAAGCCATCCAGACGGCAGCAGAGAATCAGTCCCCAGAAACTCTTGATCAGATACATGGAGTCGGGGTGACGAAGGCGAGCGAACTACTCCGTCTGTATCAGCCAGACACACACGCCATGTTCACAGAACGCTCCAAAGTTGGAATGAAGGCTCTGGGCTACCCGGTTTCGGAGACGGAATCAGATGAATCGTATCAAGAGTTTGTTGAGTATGTTCAGGAGGCAATTGAGTTATTCGACTTGCCTGAACTAGCTGCAGAAGTCTCTGATAAGCCGATTCCAGACTGGGCGACCAAGTTTGATACTGCCGACTATCTCTTTGCAAAGCATTTCGGAGACCACCAGTTCGAGCTCCCTCCTTCAGACGCCTGTTCCAATGAGGTTCCATCTGCACCATACTACTGGGTAAATCAGACAAACAGCCCTGACGAGATAGAACAGGGGTATCTTGAGGCAACGCCAGACAATGCTCCAGGGCATGATCTCAGCCGACTTGAGGAAGGCGATACTGTATTCCATTTTGCGGGAGGGGAAATCATTGGCTATTCGGAAGTAACCGAATCTGCGACGCTTACTGCTACTGGTGATGGGCCTGCATGTCGAGTTGAGGTTTCACTGACAAAATTTAATCCTCCAATTGCGTTTGCTGATGTATTCAGGCGGCTGGCACGATCTGATGTGGCTTTGGAGCATTACTATCCGGTCAATGAAGCTGGTATTAACCAGGGATATCTTTTCAATCTCTCTGAGGATGCAGGAGAGTATCTGCTTGAAGAAGGGGGTGTAAAAGAGCCACTAGACAACCCAGTGATTAACCAGTACAGAGAGCAGGAAGATTGTGCTGTTTGGCAGTTCACAGCGAGCCCAAGCACGCTGCTTACAGTGCTTCGGCGCGGTAGTCTTCCTCTTCCAGATGGAACCGATGGGACAACTGATCAACGGGACGAGTGGATCAATACCAAGCAAGGAGACGTCGTCATCTTACAGGCTGACTCCGAAGAACGAAATTTTGAGTCAATTGATATTGATTCGAATGGCGGCATTGTTGGAGTTGCGGTTGTGAAGGATCACGATCAGAAGTCAGATCGGTGGTGGTATGACGAGCACGAGGCGCTTCGGTATCCATATTTGATTACCCTTGATGAATTGCATGCCACTGGTGATCTTAGCCAGATTAACTTTGAAGAACCACTCTTTGCAATGGAACACAGCGATCTTGTTGACGAGATCGATGCACTAATGCAGAACAGTATTTCATGGTCGAACGTTCCTGGAGTCGAACAGATCCAACTCAACACTACGCTTTCACCAGGCGCTGATGATTACACCAGTTTGACTGATAGCCAGCATGATGTGTCTAATCTTATGCAACCCTTGTTCCAAGAGTTGGTTCCGAACCTACAGGAAGTGACACGGACAGACGATTTGCCCGCTATGTTGCCTGCCCCGAAATCACTTCCAAGCGAGGACCGTCGCGAACTTGAGACTGAACTCGAACGTACAGGTCAGGTTGTTTTGTTTGGACCACCGGGGACCGGAAAAACGTTCACCGCTACTCGATTTGCACACTGGTGGATCCATGAACAGACCGATCGACCAAAGACAACTCGATTCCGGACAGTCACTTTCCACCCTTCATTTTCGTATGAAGATTTCATGGAAGGACTTACTGCAGAGGCTACAGATGAAGGACAGGTTGAGTACAACTACAAGGACGGGACGTTCAAGGAGATTGTTCAAGAAGCGCGATCGGCTTATCTGAAGGCGAACAATCCTGACGATGTGCCACGATATGTTCTTCTCATCGACGAAATTAATCGGGGGAATCTCTCCCAGATATTTGGCGAAGCGATTACTCAACTTGAGATGGACAAACGGCTTGGACAAGATGATGCTGTGACGGTGCAGTGGGCACACTCTGGCGATTCGATAGCTCTCCCACCGAATCTTTACATTATTGGCACCATGAACACTGCTGATCGGTCGATTGCTCTTATTGATGCAGCTCTACGTCGTCGCTTTGGCTTCCTCTCATTTCCTCCCGACTACGGTGTATTCCCTCGGGTATATGACTTCGATTCAGCACAAGAGATTGAAGATCTCGCTGAAGATGTTATTTCCGGTGACCGAGAACAAGCTGTACCTCCGAATAAACCGAGTTACTACCCATTACTGGCACTTTCAATTCGAGCACTGCGGGCAATTAATGAAAACATCATTGATAAGAGTGACTTAACCAAGGGCAAGCGGATTGGTCATTCATACCTGCTCGGAATCGAGTCTGAGAAGGAACTGGTGGCTGCTTGGCAACACGATATCCTTCCACTGCTTGAGGAGTATTACTTTGGTGACTTCAATCGCCTTCGGAAAGAAGTGTTTGAAGTTGACATGACTGCTGAGACAGAAGTTGATTCTCGGCTGTTCGATCAGGATAATCATGAGATTGCACGAGTCGATGCAGATGATCTTGAACAGGCTCTTTCAACGTTTGTCGATAATCACGAGTTCTCATGA
- a CDS encoding McrC family protein, which produces MSQHANPPEQPEAATAVDSSRDITPGETHHVRESETTTCSLEREDIEYLRSEWDEVDISNDGQTARVKVKNYVGIIGLPSGDSLSIKPKIDCNLLYLLAYSGHIDEDLVYDAEDAGFEPGDDLEQILAQLFLTELERVLQRGLQQEYQQHERTEKQLRGQLRIQQQLERQGVAPTAFECRYAELTHDTPLNRVILAATSCLCSWLQPSNLRSKLLQHRGRLRRQVSEQPISESVLDDLTLTRLDRHYRRIVALAELILKEQLIGGLDRPDQPLPSLVFNMPNVFESITVRAIRSTIDQETYRITENDLGDLAESRSGDETRSLEPDLVLRDRTTDDCVVAVGDAKWKTDDSPSRGDFYQLAVYQAQEETPGVFVYPDGTETETRAYDYTESAARRGPLLVRSLDVQETDSISERYDDYVGSIKSSAEEIVDDLLAEV; this is translated from the coding sequence ATGAGTCAACATGCTAATCCCCCCGAGCAACCAGAAGCAGCTACTGCGGTCGACAGTAGTAGGGACATCACTCCAGGAGAAACGCATCATGTTCGAGAGTCGGAAACCACAACGTGTTCTCTTGAACGAGAGGATATCGAGTATTTGCGATCGGAGTGGGATGAAGTCGATATATCCAACGATGGACAGACGGCGCGCGTAAAAGTCAAAAATTACGTTGGAATTATCGGGCTTCCGAGCGGTGACTCGCTCTCAATCAAGCCGAAAATAGACTGTAATTTATTATATCTGTTGGCGTATTCTGGCCACATTGATGAAGATCTTGTCTATGACGCTGAGGATGCAGGGTTCGAACCAGGCGACGATCTTGAGCAGATTCTGGCTCAACTGTTTTTGACTGAGCTTGAGCGCGTGCTTCAACGAGGGCTCCAGCAGGAATATCAACAGCACGAGCGCACTGAAAAGCAGTTACGTGGACAGTTACGCATCCAGCAGCAACTTGAACGACAGGGAGTAGCGCCAACTGCATTTGAGTGTAGATACGCTGAGCTTACTCATGATACACCACTTAATCGGGTTATTCTGGCGGCGACATCCTGCTTGTGCTCATGGTTACAGCCATCAAATCTTCGATCCAAGCTTCTTCAGCACCGAGGACGACTTCGACGACAGGTATCTGAGCAACCAATTTCAGAATCTGTTCTTGATGACCTCACACTTACACGCCTTGACCGACACTATCGACGAATCGTTGCTCTGGCCGAGCTTATTCTTAAAGAGCAACTAATTGGAGGCCTTGATCGACCGGATCAGCCTCTCCCTTCCTTAGTATTTAACATGCCAAATGTGTTTGAGTCGATTACTGTCAGAGCGATTCGGTCTACCATCGATCAAGAGACATACCGTATTACTGAAAATGACCTCGGGGATTTAGCGGAATCACGATCAGGGGATGAAACTCGCTCACTTGAACCCGACTTGGTGCTCCGTGATCGGACGACAGACGATTGCGTTGTCGCCGTTGGTGATGCAAAGTGGAAGACAGATGATAGTCCTTCCCGGGGCGACTTCTATCAGCTTGCTGTATATCAAGCACAGGAGGAGACGCCTGGTGTTTTTGTTTATCCTGATGGGACTGAGACAGAGACACGAGCATACGATTATACAGAAAGTGCTGCCCGACGTGGACCGTTACTCGTCAGGTCATTAGATGTGCAAGAGACAGATAGTATTTCAGAGCGGTACGATGATTATGTGGGATCTATCAAATCGAGTGCAGAAGAGATCGTTGATGACCTTTTGGCAGAAGTATGA
- a CDS encoding nucleotide pyrophosphohydrolase: MDELNEEVREFCEARNWKQYHTPKELAIGLSTESNELLELFRFKDQDDQDALLADPDTREDVEEEIADVLFFILRFADLYDVDLENALESKLEKNRERYPKDEYHGSNRKYNE; encoded by the coding sequence ATGGATGAGCTAAACGAAGAAGTCCGAGAGTTCTGTGAAGCACGTAACTGGAAACAGTACCACACGCCAAAAGAACTCGCCATTGGACTGAGTACTGAATCAAATGAATTACTGGAACTGTTCCGTTTCAAGGACCAAGATGATCAAGATGCACTTTTAGCGGACCCGGACACACGCGAGGACGTTGAAGAAGAAATTGCAGATGTGCTGTTTTTCATTCTTCGATTTGCTGACCTATATGATGTCGACCTTGAGAATGCACTCGAATCCAAACTTGAAAAGAACCGGGAGCGGTACCCGAAAGATGAATATCACGGCAGTAACAGAAAATACAATGAATAG
- a CDS encoding DUF2075 domain-containing protein, protein MLIYENTVEGLLDDIDADQLVEEIDAAFAEQEIGGVSPGERQAWRNSFQFIYRTLLRSDVPNDVGVAIEFKIPLTSNRVDLMLSGRDEEGNENVVVMELKQWDGETTQRVEGNDGIVETYLGGDIRKTTHPSYQAWSYANFLHDFNVEIQERPIDLHPVAYLHNYEPEYRDELENPIYAEYTEEAPVFLKGEVPELRAYLEDRLAHGDEGELLRTIAESELRPSKSLQDVILSMIEGNEEFTLLGSQKVVFEEAIELARQANENDEKHVLIVEGEPGTGKTVVAVNILVELLQHDLTAQYVSKNQAPREVYEQKLRQGDLLVKEINHLFTGAGSFVDAEPNEVNALIADEAHRLNEESNFFGRGENQIMEIINASQFSVFFIDESQRVHIKDIGSREEIHRHANDLGAEITEMTLDSQLRCTGSADYITWVDDLLEIEPAPSVRDGQIDYDIQLFDDPQTLHQAIERKNEQEGLSRVVAGYCWDWNTDHQDDPEYVDIEIGDYGRSWNLQVDDPWAIDEGSIDEVGCIHTCQGLEFEYVGVIIGPDLRMEDGELVTDFRERAGQDSSVHGMKKMSREQPEKAQELADELIKNTYRTLLTRGMQGCYIYCCDDDLQEYVRRRISRLHKQAKSRLQSQQ, encoded by the coding sequence ATGCTGATCTATGAGAATACTGTCGAAGGCCTGCTAGATGATATTGATGCCGACCAACTGGTAGAAGAAATCGATGCTGCATTTGCCGAACAGGAGATCGGTGGCGTCAGCCCCGGCGAACGCCAAGCATGGCGAAACTCATTCCAGTTTATTTACCGCACTCTTCTGCGAAGTGATGTCCCAAATGATGTCGGAGTAGCTATCGAATTTAAGATCCCACTCACATCCAATCGCGTTGATCTCATGCTATCCGGGCGTGATGAAGAAGGAAACGAGAACGTTGTCGTAATGGAGTTGAAACAGTGGGACGGCGAGACGACCCAGCGAGTAGAAGGAAATGATGGCATCGTGGAAACATACCTTGGCGGTGATATCCGAAAAACAACGCATCCAAGCTATCAGGCCTGGTCGTACGCAAACTTTCTCCATGACTTCAATGTAGAGATTCAAGAACGTCCGATTGACCTCCATCCAGTTGCGTATCTCCACAACTACGAGCCAGAATATCGGGATGAACTGGAAAATCCAATCTATGCAGAGTATACCGAAGAAGCTCCAGTGTTTCTTAAAGGTGAAGTTCCTGAGCTGCGTGCGTATTTAGAGGACCGACTTGCACACGGCGATGAGGGCGAACTTCTCCGCACTATTGCCGAGAGTGAACTTCGTCCGAGCAAGTCGCTGCAGGATGTTATTCTCAGTATGATCGAAGGAAACGAAGAGTTCACACTACTGGGCTCGCAGAAGGTTGTTTTCGAAGAAGCCATCGAACTGGCTCGGCAGGCAAACGAAAACGACGAGAAACACGTTCTCATTGTTGAGGGAGAGCCCGGAACTGGGAAGACGGTCGTTGCAGTCAACATTCTCGTTGAGTTGCTTCAGCACGATCTCACTGCTCAGTATGTCTCAAAGAACCAGGCCCCTCGAGAGGTGTACGAGCAGAAGCTTCGACAAGGAGATCTTCTTGTCAAAGAGATCAACCACCTGTTTACTGGGGCTGGAAGTTTCGTTGATGCTGAGCCAAATGAGGTGAATGCACTGATCGCAGATGAAGCACATCGACTTAACGAAGAGTCGAATTTCTTCGGACGTGGCGAAAACCAGATTATGGAAATCATCAACGCATCTCAGTTTAGCGTCTTCTTCATTGACGAAAGCCAGCGTGTGCACATCAAGGATATCGGATCACGAGAGGAGATTCACAGACATGCAAATGATCTCGGAGCGGAGATCACTGAAATGACACTGGACTCCCAGCTCCGGTGTACTGGCTCCGCAGACTACATTACGTGGGTCGATGATCTACTGGAGATTGAACCAGCACCCTCTGTTCGTGACGGACAAATAGACTATGACATCCAGTTGTTTGATGATCCACAGACACTTCATCAGGCTATCGAGAGAAAAAACGAACAGGAAGGACTCTCACGCGTTGTTGCAGGGTATTGCTGGGATTGGAACACAGACCATCAAGATGACCCAGAGTACGTTGACATTGAGATCGGAGACTACGGACGAAGCTGGAACCTTCAGGTCGACGATCCATGGGCGATTGATGAAGGATCAATCGATGAAGTCGGGTGTATTCACACCTGTCAGGGATTGGAGTTCGAGTATGTTGGGGTAATCATTGGTCCAGATCTTCGCATGGAAGATGGCGAACTTGTCACTGACTTCCGAGAACGAGCTGGACAGGACTCATCAGTACATGGCATGAAGAAGATGTCCAGAGAGCAGCCAGAAAAAGCGCAAGAGCTTGCTGATGAGCTAATCAAGAATACATATCGGACACTACTGACTCGAGGAATGCAAGGCTGTTACATCTACTGCTGTGACGATGACCTACAGGAATACGTTCGAAGACGAATCTCGCGGCTGCACAAACAAGCAAAAAGCAGACTACAATCTCAACAGTAA
- a CDS encoding 2'-5' RNA ligase family protein yields MNIWVALRLSSESESKIRCLREDLVDRIPSQFDEETDPHISVLPGAEIPGEEYDTLEEKVENAELPGQKICVDQLGLYPEDDPFVISLEVSVNLQNLRETLIRTIRAAGGHIVYQPVTPHITLFKMADSKQAAESLPEATVDQLKKTVNQQNEDKTAITTWTEDQYQISLHEY; encoded by the coding sequence ATGAATATTTGGGTTGCACTGCGCCTCTCATCTGAATCTGAGAGTAAGATACGGTGCCTTCGAGAAGATCTCGTCGACAGGATTCCTTCGCAATTTGATGAAGAGACTGATCCACATATTTCGGTCTTACCGGGTGCAGAAATCCCGGGTGAAGAGTATGATACGCTCGAAGAGAAGGTTGAAAACGCTGAATTGCCGGGTCAAAAAATCTGTGTTGACCAGTTAGGCTTGTATCCTGAAGATGATCCGTTTGTTATCAGCTTAGAGGTGTCTGTTAATCTTCAGAATCTGCGTGAGACGCTGATCAGAACCATACGTGCTGCTGGCGGACATATTGTATATCAGCCGGTTACCCCTCATATTACGTTGTTCAAAATGGCAGACAGTAAACAGGCAGCGGAGAGTCTACCGGAGGCGACGGTCGATCAGCTGAAAAAGACTGTCAATCAACAGAATGAGGATAAAACGGCAATCACAACTTGGACAGAGGACCAGTATCAGATATCACTACACGAATACTAG